The proteins below come from a single Streptomyces sp. B3I8 genomic window:
- a CDS encoding ATP-binding protein, translating into MYTSIRWLAQDARSSNLPQGNLLAAARPENWDAAFDVLAAALPHDRTSVVVMDEVPYLMDETGAFEGMLQRAWDGVLQTKPVLLVLIGSDLSMMEALNSYGRPFHQRGREMVLGPLNPAEVGGMLGLEPAAAFDAAPVTGGLPLICAEWPHGAGLWDFLSDALNDPVTALLVSAERSLAAEFPQQAQARTVLSAIGSGERTFANIARAAGEIGATPLQRSLRILTDKRIVSAELPLSTRPSKDRRYRVADPYLRFWLRFLGPAMGEVERGRGDLTLNRVRENWTSWRGRAVEPLVREALGRLLPDTALPPAPAVGGYWTRTNNVEIDLVGADRAPLAEKLLFVGSVKWLENSPFDRHDLAALQRHRAALTPDPLPLVAVSRSGTDCTGLDASYGPAELLAAWPA; encoded by the coding sequence ATGTATACATCGATTCGATGGCTGGCCCAGGACGCGCGGTCGTCGAACCTCCCCCAGGGAAACCTGCTGGCCGCGGCCCGTCCGGAGAACTGGGACGCCGCTTTCGACGTGCTGGCGGCGGCGCTGCCGCACGACCGGACGAGCGTGGTGGTCATGGACGAAGTGCCCTATCTGATGGATGAGACGGGCGCGTTCGAGGGCATGCTGCAACGGGCCTGGGACGGGGTGCTTCAGACCAAGCCGGTCCTGCTCGTCCTCATCGGCTCCGACCTGTCCATGATGGAGGCGCTGAACAGTTACGGCCGCCCGTTCCACCAGCGCGGCCGGGAGATGGTGCTCGGCCCCCTCAATCCGGCCGAGGTGGGCGGCATGCTGGGGCTGGAGCCGGCGGCGGCGTTCGACGCCGCCCCGGTCACGGGCGGGCTGCCCCTGATCTGTGCGGAATGGCCGCACGGCGCCGGGCTCTGGGACTTCCTGTCGGACGCCCTCAACGATCCCGTCACGGCGTTGCTGGTTTCGGCGGAGCGGTCCCTGGCGGCCGAGTTCCCCCAGCAGGCACAGGCCCGTACGGTGCTGTCGGCGATCGGCAGCGGTGAGCGCACCTTCGCCAACATCGCCCGTGCGGCCGGGGAGATCGGCGCGACCCCGCTTCAGCGCTCCTTGCGGATACTGACCGACAAGAGGATTGTCTCGGCCGAACTGCCGCTGTCCACACGCCCGTCGAAGGACCGGCGCTACCGGGTGGCGGACCCCTACCTCCGCTTCTGGCTCCGGTTCCTCGGCCCTGCGATGGGCGAGGTGGAGCGGGGCCGGGGCGACCTGACGCTGAACCGTGTCCGTGAGAACTGGACCAGCTGGCGCGGCCGGGCGGTCGAACCGCTCGTGCGCGAAGCACTCGGTCGGCTGCTGCCCGACACGGCTCTGCCACCGGCACCCGCCGTCGGCGGCTACTGGACCCGGACCAACAATGTGGAGATCGACCTTGTCGGAGCCGACCGTGCGCCCCTCGCCGAGAAGCTGCTCTTCGTCGGCTCGGTGAAGTGGCTGGAGAACTCTCCCTTCGACCGGCACGACCTGGCCGCGCTGCAACGCCACCGCGCCGCGCTCACACCCGACCCGCTCCCCCTGGTCGCGGTCTCACGCAGCGGAACGGACTGCACGGGCCTCGACGCCTCGTACGGCCCCGCGGAGCTCCTGGCGGCGTGGCCCGCCTGA
- a CDS encoding Rrf2 family transcriptional regulator, producing MRISARADYAVRAVVELAVRQGGGPVKAESVAEVQDISHKFLEGILGDLRRAGLVASRRGGNGGYRLAREADTITVADIIRAVDGPIVSVRGERPTQLKYTGPAEPLLPLWIALRANVRQVLEGVTVADLAAGALPAPVRQLAENPAAWQNP from the coding sequence ATGAGGATCTCGGCGCGGGCGGACTACGCGGTACGGGCTGTGGTGGAGCTGGCGGTGCGGCAGGGGGGCGGGCCGGTGAAGGCCGAGTCCGTCGCCGAGGTGCAGGACATCTCGCACAAGTTCCTGGAGGGCATCCTCGGCGATCTGCGCCGGGCCGGCCTCGTCGCCAGCCGGCGCGGCGGCAACGGCGGCTACCGGCTGGCGCGGGAGGCGGACACGATCACCGTCGCCGACATCATCCGCGCCGTCGACGGCCCCATCGTCTCCGTACGTGGCGAGCGGCCGACCCAGCTCAAGTACACCGGCCCCGCCGAGCCGCTGCTCCCGCTGTGGATCGCCCTGCGGGCCAACGTCCGCCAGGTACTGGAGGGCGTGACGGTGGCCGACCTGGCCGCCGGCGCTCTGCCCGCCCCCGTACGACAACTCGCGGAGAACCCGGCGGCCTGGCAGAACCCCTGA